A genomic stretch from Thauera sp. GDN1 includes:
- a CDS encoding type II toxin-antitoxin system ParD family antitoxin, which yields MPTSVALGSHFERFVREQVQAGRFNNASEVVRAGLRLLEEGEQRRQLELDALRAAIAAGRASGEPKSANVVFDRLKAKYANQGR from the coding sequence ATGCCAACCAGTGTTGCCTTGGGTAGTCATTTCGAGCGCTTCGTGCGAGAGCAGGTGCAAGCGGGCCGCTTCAACAATGCAAGTGAAGTGGTCCGTGCCGGCTTGCGTCTGCTAGAGGAAGGCGAACAGCGCCGACAACTCGAACTCGACGCCCTTCGGGCCGCGATCGCGGCCGGCCGGGCGAGCGGCGAGCCCAAGTCTGCCAACGTGGTGTTCGATCGCCTCAAGGCCAAATACGCCAACCAGGGACGCTGA
- a CDS encoding monovalent cation/H+ antiporter subunit D has translation MSPLPWLQHLIIVPVLLPLLAGALLIPINQKRHTLKFGVGLASSVLLWVVAVALLAMADGGHWPGGIGVYLASNWVAPFGIALMVDRLAALMLVLTATIALAVLVFSARRWDRVGVSFNSLFQFLLMGLNGAFLTNDLFNLFVFFEVMLAASYGLVLHGYNLRRIQAGMQYIAVNLVASLLFLIGVSLIYAATGTLNIADLGARVAALGAQDAWLLQIGATVLALAFLTKGAMWPLGFWLPTTYASASAPVGAMLVLMTKVGVYAVLRVWLAVFGDQAGALGGFGFAALSAGGMATLVFGAIGMLASQDGGRMAGYGAIISSGTLLAVIGHSGSAVLASGLYYLLGSTLAMAAFMLLIELTERIRPPGAALIAITMEAFAIEDKPEDPVGVGMPGTLAFLGLSFAACALVIAGMPPLSGFVAKFSLFHAMLAAAPAGVPGTTWLLIALMVVGGLAAIIALMRLGVRTFWASGVVTPPRLQVSEAAPVAALVVACVLLTVQAEPVFDYLGRTVDGLLHSGGYAERVLGEPAVQRVPGAEAAR, from the coding sequence ATGAGTCCGCTGCCCTGGCTGCAACATCTGATCATCGTGCCCGTGCTGCTGCCGCTGCTCGCCGGCGCGCTGCTGATCCCGATCAACCAGAAGCGCCACACGCTGAAGTTCGGCGTCGGCCTGGCGAGCAGCGTGCTGCTGTGGGTGGTGGCGGTCGCGCTGCTGGCGATGGCGGACGGCGGACACTGGCCGGGCGGCATCGGCGTGTATCTGGCCTCGAACTGGGTGGCGCCCTTCGGCATCGCGCTGATGGTGGACCGCCTCGCCGCGCTGATGCTGGTGCTGACCGCGACCATCGCGCTCGCCGTGCTGGTGTTCTCGGCGCGACGCTGGGATCGCGTCGGGGTGAGCTTCAATTCGCTGTTCCAGTTCCTGCTGATGGGGCTCAACGGCGCCTTCCTGACCAACGACCTGTTCAACCTCTTCGTGTTCTTCGAGGTGATGCTGGCCGCGTCCTACGGCCTGGTGCTGCACGGCTACAACCTGCGCCGGATCCAGGCCGGCATGCAGTACATCGCGGTCAACCTGGTGGCGTCGCTGCTGTTCCTGATCGGCGTGTCGCTGATCTACGCCGCCACCGGCACGCTCAACATCGCCGACCTCGGCGCGCGGGTGGCGGCGCTCGGCGCGCAGGACGCCTGGCTGCTGCAGATCGGCGCCACGGTGCTGGCGCTCGCCTTCCTGACCAAGGGCGCGATGTGGCCGCTCGGCTTCTGGCTCCCCACCACCTACGCCTCGGCCTCGGCGCCGGTGGGGGCGATGCTGGTTCTGATGACCAAGGTCGGCGTCTATGCGGTGCTGCGGGTGTGGCTGGCGGTGTTCGGCGACCAGGCGGGCGCCCTCGGCGGCTTCGGTTTCGCGGCCCTGAGCGCTGGCGGCATGGCGACCCTGGTCTTCGGCGCGATCGGCATGCTGGCGAGCCAGGACGGCGGGCGCATGGCAGGCTACGGCGCGATCATCTCCTCGGGCACGCTGCTAGCGGTGATCGGGCATTCGGGCAGCGCGGTGCTGGCGTCGGGCCTGTACTACCTGCTCGGCTCGACGCTGGCGATGGCGGCGTTCATGCTGCTGATCGAGCTGACCGAGCGCATCCGCCCGCCCGGTGCGGCGCTGATCGCGATCACGATGGAAGCCTTCGCCATCGAGGACAAGCCGGAGGACCCGGTCGGCGTCGGCATGCCCGGCACGCTCGCCTTCCTCGGCCTCAGCTTCGCGGCCTGCGCGCTGGTGATCGCAGGCATGCCGCCGCTGTCGGGCTTCGTCGCCAAGTTCAGCCTCTTCCACGCCATGCTGGCGGCGGCGCCCGCCGGCGTGCCGGGCACGACCTGGCTGCTGATCGCGCTGATGGTGGTCGGCGGCCTGGCGGCGATCATCGCGCTGATGCGCCTCGGCGTACGCACCTTCTGGGCCTCGGGCGTGGTGACGCCACCCCGGCTGCAGGTCTCCGAGGCGGCGCCGGTGGCGGCCCTGGTGGTCGCCTGCGTGCTGCTCACCGTGCAGGCGGAACCGGTCTTCGACTACCTGGGCCGCACGGTGGATGGCCTGCTGCACAGCGGCGGCTACGCCGAGCGCGTGCTGGGCGAGCCCGCCGTGCAGCGCGTGCCCGGGGCGGAGGCGGCACGATGA
- the pabB gene encoding aminodeoxychorismate synthase component I has protein sequence MTCFALLDDCHATAAAPTSRLYTGFVREHRCDDPATLDAVWAAADRDLRAGLHAVVLADYEWGARLLQAGHERLAPEHGGSLRVLMFEHLQHLAADAVDAWLEAREREETGGHGMDGRAPAAAGVLDIRPSVDHDAFCDAIGRIHAAIGEGETYQVNYTYRLDFRSFGAPVSLYRRLRARQAVAFGAFIALPPGTIGPDFVLSCSPELFLRNDGGRLSARPMKGTAPRAREAEGDSEIARMLAGDTKNRAENLMIVDLLRNDLGRIARTGSVRVPALFSVEAYPTVFQMTSSIEAELPDDTGFATLLRALFPCGSITGAPKHRTMQIIAELETTPRGLYTGSIGWIDAPRHPDQACGDFCLSVTIRTLTLQRRADGAGCDGRMGVGAGIVIDSRAEEEFEECALKARFLTGLDPGFSLFETMYATREDGIRQVERHLARLAASAASLGFACPRAEIVAALRQQVAGLAPGQPSRMRLALHKDGRFEIVVAPLEPLPPGPVEVLLAPAPIEDAHGLFAHKTTLRGRYDAGIRAAQARGAFDTLFFDADGWLTEGGRSNVFLRIDGEWVTPPVGRGVLPGTMRAALLDDPEWSAREQALRVEDLFRAERIVLTNALRGVVEARLTAGEAERFRHPATEAARAGRG, from the coding sequence ATGACCTGTTTCGCCCTGCTCGACGACTGCCACGCCACCGCCGCCGCGCCCACCAGCCGGCTCTATACCGGCTTCGTGCGCGAGCACCGCTGCGACGACCCGGCCACGCTGGACGCGGTGTGGGCGGCGGCCGACCGCGATCTGCGCGCCGGCCTGCATGCGGTGGTGCTGGCCGACTACGAGTGGGGCGCGCGCCTGCTGCAGGCCGGCCACGAGCGCCTGGCGCCCGAGCACGGCGGCAGCCTGCGCGTGCTGATGTTCGAGCATCTGCAGCACCTGGCCGCCGACGCGGTCGATGCCTGGCTCGAGGCGCGCGAGCGCGAGGAGACCGGCGGTCACGGCATGGACGGCCGCGCGCCCGCCGCGGCCGGCGTGCTCGACATCCGCCCCTCGGTGGACCACGACGCCTTCTGCGACGCGATCGGCCGCATCCACGCTGCGATCGGCGAGGGCGAGACCTACCAGGTCAATTACACCTACCGGCTGGATTTCCGCAGCTTCGGCGCGCCGGTGAGCCTGTACCGCCGGCTGCGCGCGCGCCAGGCGGTGGCCTTCGGCGCCTTCATTGCGCTGCCGCCGGGCACGATCGGGCCGGATTTCGTGCTGTCGTGCTCGCCGGAACTCTTCCTGCGCAACGATGGCGGACGCCTGTCGGCGCGGCCGATGAAGGGCACCGCGCCGCGCGCGCGCGAGGCCGAGGGCGACAGCGAGATCGCGCGCATGCTCGCCGGCGACACCAAGAACCGTGCCGAGAACCTGATGATCGTCGACCTGCTGCGCAACGATCTCGGCCGCATCGCCCGCACCGGCAGCGTGCGTGTGCCGGCGCTGTTCTCGGTCGAGGCCTACCCGACCGTGTTCCAGATGACCTCGAGCATCGAGGCCGAACTGCCCGACGACACCGGCTTTGCCACGCTGCTGCGCGCGCTCTTTCCCTGCGGCTCGATCACCGGTGCGCCCAAGCACCGCACGATGCAGATCATCGCCGAACTGGAGACCACGCCGCGCGGCCTGTACACCGGCAGCATCGGCTGGATCGATGCGCCCCGGCACCCGGACCAGGCCTGCGGCGACTTCTGCCTGTCGGTGACGATCCGCACCCTGACCCTGCAGCGGCGCGCCGATGGTGCGGGCTGTGACGGGCGCATGGGGGTGGGGGCGGGCATCGTCATCGACAGCCGGGCCGAGGAGGAATTCGAGGAGTGCGCACTCAAGGCGCGCTTCCTGACCGGCCTGGACCCCGGCTTCAGCCTGTTCGAGACGATGTACGCAACGCGCGAGGATGGCATCCGCCAGGTCGAGCGCCATCTCGCTCGCCTGGCCGCCAGCGCCGCGTCGCTCGGCTTCGCCTGCCCGCGCGCCGAGATCGTTGCCGCGTTGCGCCAGCAGGTTGCGGGCCTCGCCCCCGGCCAGCCCAGCCGCATGCGGCTGGCGCTGCACAAGGACGGTCGCTTCGAGATCGTGGTCGCGCCGCTCGAGCCGCTGCCGCCCGGGCCGGTCGAGGTGCTGCTCGCGCCCGCGCCGATCGAGGATGCGCACGGCCTGTTCGCCCACAAGACCACGCTGCGCGGGCGCTACGACGCCGGCATCCGCGCGGCACAGGCGCGGGGCGCCTTCGACACCCTGTTCTTCGACGCCGACGGCTGGCTCACCGAAGGCGGGCGCAGCAACGTCTTCCTGCGCATCGACGGCGAATGGGTGACTCCGCCCGTGGGGCGCGGCGTGCTGCCGGGCACGATGCGTGCCGCGCTGCTGGACGATCCCGAATGGTCGGCGCGCGAGCAGGCCTTGCGGGTGGAAGACCTGTTCCGCGCCGAGCGCATCGTGCTCACCAATGCCCTGCGCGGCGTGGTGGAGGCGCGGCTGACGGCGGGCGAGGCCGAGCGCTTCCGCCATCCGGCGACCGAAGCGGCGCGCGCCGGCCGTGGCTGA
- a CDS encoding type II toxin-antitoxin system RelE/ParE family toxin, translating into MRLRFTLLAEQDLESIADYIATDHPRRAISFVQALRQHCKRILLNPPGYRLRPELGEGIRSCAHGN; encoded by the coding sequence ATGCGTCTGCGCTTCACCCTACTGGCCGAGCAGGATCTCGAATCCATCGCCGATTACATCGCCACTGACCATCCGCGTCGGGCGATCAGCTTCGTGCAGGCGTTGCGCCAGCACTGTAAACGTATTCTGCTCAATCCACCGGGCTACCGTCTGCGCCCGGAACTGGGCGAAGGCATCCGCTCCTGCGCTCATGGGAACTAG
- the fae gene encoding formaldehyde-activating enzyme, with product MSKNYVFHAGEATVLAAEGQFTDAMPEILIGRSDGPVGQAFANMMAQSKGHTAMFAIRACNQMVRPATITVPKVTLKDTANIELFGGVVQSATADAVLDCVIEGIIPRALADELCIISLVWIDPRCAKDPNLDKKDMYRTNYEATKLAIKRALNNEPSFDELIANRHTIKHDMDDWS from the coding sequence ATGAGCAAGAACTACGTCTTCCACGCCGGTGAGGCCACCGTGCTGGCCGCCGAGGGCCAATTCACCGACGCCATGCCCGAGATCCTGATCGGTCGCAGCGACGGCCCGGTCGGCCAGGCCTTCGCCAACATGATGGCGCAGAGCAAGGGCCACACCGCGATGTTCGCGATCCGCGCCTGCAACCAGATGGTGCGCCCGGCGACGATCACGGTGCCCAAGGTCACCTTGAAGGACACGGCCAACATCGAGCTCTTCGGCGGCGTGGTGCAGTCGGCCACCGCCGACGCGGTGCTCGACTGCGTGATCGAGGGCATCATCCCGCGCGCCCTGGCCGACGAGCTGTGCATCATCAGCCTGGTGTGGATCGACCCGCGCTGCGCCAAGGACCCGAACCTCGACAAGAAGGACATGTACCGCACCAACTACGAGGCCACCAAGCTCGCGATCAAGCGCGCGCTCAACAACGAGCCGAGCTTCGACGAGCTGATCGCGAACCGCCACACCATCAAGCACGACATGGACGACTGGAGCTGA
- a CDS encoding Na+/H+ antiporter subunit E, with the protein MKRWLPSPLLSASLLLMWLLLNQSIAAGHWLLGGALAILAPLLARPLQPHGHARIRRPLALCRLLWFSAIEIVRSCFNVSQIILLRRSAEVNSQFIRVPLDLRSPHGLALLSCLINSTPGTVWVEIIPDSHELLLHVFDLHDEAWWVETIKTRYEQPIIEVFESAEAEDQGERK; encoded by the coding sequence ATGAAGCGCTGGCTGCCCTCGCCGCTGTTGTCCGCCAGCCTGTTGCTGATGTGGCTGCTGCTCAACCAGAGCATCGCAGCAGGGCACTGGCTGCTCGGCGGCGCACTGGCGATCCTCGCCCCGCTGCTGGCGCGCCCGCTGCAGCCCCATGGTCATGCCCGCATCCGCCGCCCGCTGGCCCTGTGCCGCCTGCTGTGGTTCTCGGCGATCGAGATCGTGCGCTCCTGCTTCAACGTCAGCCAGATCATCCTGCTGCGGCGCTCGGCCGAGGTGAATTCGCAGTTCATCCGCGTCCCGCTCGACCTGCGCAGCCCGCATGGTCTGGCCCTGCTGTCCTGCCTGATCAACTCCACCCCGGGCACGGTGTGGGTGGAGATCATCCCGGACAGCCACGAACTGCTGCTGCACGTGTTCGACCTGCACGACGAAGCGTGGTGGGTGGAGACCATCAAGACGCGTTACGAGCAGCCGATCATCGAGGTGTTCGAAAGCGCGGAAGCGGAAGACCAAGGAGAACGCAAATGA
- a CDS encoding type II toxin-antitoxin system HicB family antitoxin has translation MLYPIAIEPGDDVHAFGVVVPDIPGCFSAGDTLDEAIANAREAIELHLEGVAEDGADIPVAGTVAQHQAKSEFAGWIWAVVDIDVTRYMGKAEKINITLPASLIRRIDDFVARHPEYRSRSGFLAQSALDRITHSA, from the coding sequence ATGCTCTACCCCATTGCCATCGAACCCGGCGACGACGTGCATGCATTCGGCGTCGTGGTGCCGGACATTCCGGGCTGCTTCTCGGCGGGCGACACCCTCGACGAGGCGATCGCCAACGCGCGCGAGGCGATCGAGTTGCATCTTGAAGGCGTCGCCGAAGACGGCGCGGACATCCCGGTCGCGGGCACGGTTGCGCAGCATCAGGCCAAGTCCGAGTTCGCGGGCTGGATCTGGGCGGTTGTCGACATCGATGTGACGCGCTACATGGGCAAGGCGGAGAAGATCAACATCACCTTGCCAGCCTCGTTGATCAGGCGCATCGACGATTTCGTCGCCCGCCACCCGGAGTACCGCAGCCGCAGCGGTTTCCTCGCGCAGAGCGCACTGGACCGGATCACGCACTCGGCCTGA
- a CDS encoding Na+/H+ antiporter subunit C yields MELTLAIAIGVVFGAGIWLILRPRTFQLITGLLLMSYAVNLFIFAMGRLWVDKPPITPTPDIDPAQFADPLPQGLVLTAIVIGFATTALYLVMMIGARGLSGSDHVDGEEPRE; encoded by the coding sequence ATGGAACTGACCCTTGCGATCGCCATCGGCGTGGTGTTCGGAGCAGGCATCTGGCTGATCCTGCGCCCGCGGACCTTCCAGCTCATCACCGGCCTGCTGCTGATGTCCTATGCGGTCAACCTGTTCATCTTCGCGATGGGCCGGCTGTGGGTGGACAAGCCGCCGATCACGCCCACGCCCGACATCGATCCGGCGCAGTTTGCCGACCCGCTGCCGCAGGGTCTGGTGCTGACCGCGATCGTGATCGGCTTCGCGACCACCGCGCTCTACCTGGTGATGATGATCGGCGCGCGCGGCCTGTCCGGCAGCGACCACGTCGATGGCGAGGAGCCGCGCGAATGA
- a CDS encoding monovalent cation/H+ antiporter subunit A — protein sequence MLLASLILVPFLGSVLAALMPQDARNRESWLAIAVAVCGLLIALALFPKIAGGEVLREEFAWLPAQGLFFVLRIDGLAWVFTMLVLAIGLLVVLYARYYMSPEDPVPRFFSFLLAFMGSMLGVVLSGNLVQLVVFWELTSLTSFLLIGYWHHRADARRGARMAFTVTATGGLCLMAGVLVLGHIVGSYDLDTVLAAGDRIRGHDLYLTALVLIALGALTKSAQFPFHFWLPHAMAAPTPVSSYLHSATMVKAGVFLLVRLWPALAGTEEWTWIVGGAGVCTLLLGAFIAIFQHDLKGLLAYSTISHLGLITVLIGIGTPLAMVAAIFHILNHATFKASLFMAAGIIDHESGTRDLRVLRGLRHKLPVTATLAIVASAAMAGVPLLNGFLSKEMFFAETLHVGGDRNWWMSYAAVAMGMFSVAYSLRFISIFFGTPAQDLPRDPHEPPRWMRFPVELLVLACLIVGIAPGISIEPILHIAVHAVLGSAAPDYDLAVWHGLNLPLFMSVAALMGGVLLYVVLRRHFGLQQRERVPLIHRLNGAQAYETTMLQLTRAAEWLLRRVGTRRLQPQLLLIMITLLATPLLLAGAPPAWTSIALQDFDPLFAGIWLIGAGCAVAGAWMAKYHRLAALALIGGTGIVTAATFLWLSAPDLALTQLMVETVTTVLILLGLRWLPPRLESIAAAPQPPHRAWLRRARDLAIATGGGLALAALTYAVLVHPASDTIADFFLLEALGGGGGSNVVNVLLVDFRSFDTLGEITVLSIVALTVYALLRRFRPAPESTGIPPQQRFEADPASRQSPAEQADSGYLQVAGIYLRLLLPFMGVIAVYFFMRGHNLPGGGFVAGLIFAVAILVQYMLAGTAWVESHVHLRPHRWLGIGLLLACATGLGAWVFGHPFLTTHTAHVHWPVVGELHLPSAFVFDLGVFAVVVGTTMLMLVALAHQSLRAHRQPGEELAEGGVEAADGRAMRWN from the coding sequence ATGCTGCTCGCCTCGCTCATCCTCGTCCCGTTCCTCGGCAGTGTCCTCGCGGCACTCATGCCGCAGGACGCGCGCAATCGCGAATCCTGGCTGGCGATCGCGGTGGCGGTCTGCGGCCTGCTGATCGCCCTCGCCCTGTTCCCGAAGATCGCGGGCGGCGAGGTGCTGCGCGAGGAGTTCGCCTGGCTGCCGGCCCAGGGCCTCTTCTTCGTGCTGCGGATCGATGGGCTGGCCTGGGTATTCACCATGCTGGTGCTGGCGATCGGCCTGCTGGTGGTGCTGTATGCGCGCTACTACATGTCGCCCGAGGACCCGGTGCCACGCTTCTTCTCCTTCCTGCTCGCCTTCATGGGCTCGATGCTGGGGGTGGTGCTGTCGGGCAACCTGGTGCAGCTGGTGGTGTTCTGGGAGCTCACCAGCCTGACCTCCTTTCTGCTCATCGGCTACTGGCACCACCGTGCCGACGCCCGTCGCGGCGCGCGCATGGCGTTCACCGTGACCGCGACCGGCGGCCTGTGCCTGATGGCCGGGGTGCTGGTGCTCGGCCACATCGTCGGCAGCTACGACCTCGACACCGTGCTCGCCGCCGGCGACCGCATCCGCGGCCACGACCTGTACCTGACCGCGCTGGTGCTGATCGCGCTCGGCGCGCTCACCAAGAGCGCGCAGTTCCCCTTCCACTTCTGGCTGCCGCACGCAATGGCGGCACCGACGCCGGTGTCGTCCTACCTGCATTCGGCGACCATGGTGAAGGCCGGCGTGTTCCTGCTCGTGCGGCTGTGGCCGGCGCTGGCGGGCACCGAGGAATGGACCTGGATCGTCGGCGGTGCCGGGGTGTGCACGCTCCTGCTCGGCGCCTTCATCGCCATCTTCCAGCACGACCTCAAGGGCCTGCTGGCGTACTCGACGATCAGCCATCTCGGCCTGATCACCGTGCTGATCGGCATCGGCACGCCGCTGGCGATGGTGGCGGCGATCTTCCACATCCTCAACCACGCCACCTTCAAGGCCTCGCTGTTCATGGCCGCCGGCATCATCGACCACGAATCGGGCACCCGCGACCTGCGCGTGCTGCGCGGGCTGCGCCACAAGCTGCCGGTGACCGCCACGCTGGCAATCGTCGCCAGCGCGGCGATGGCGGGCGTGCCGCTGCTCAACGGCTTTCTGTCCAAGGAGATGTTCTTCGCCGAGACCCTCCACGTCGGCGGCGACCGCAACTGGTGGATGTCGTACGCCGCGGTGGCGATGGGCATGTTCAGCGTCGCCTACTCGTTGCGCTTCATCTCGATCTTCTTCGGCACACCGGCGCAGGACCTGCCCCGTGATCCGCACGAGCCGCCGCGCTGGATGCGCTTTCCGGTAGAGCTGCTGGTGCTCGCCTGCCTCATCGTCGGCATCGCACCCGGCATCAGCATCGAACCGATCCTGCACATCGCGGTGCACGCGGTGCTCGGCAGCGCGGCGCCGGACTACGACCTCGCGGTCTGGCACGGCCTGAACCTGCCGCTGTTCATGAGCGTGGCCGCGCTGATGGGCGGCGTGCTGCTCTACGTCGTGCTGCGCCGCCATTTCGGCCTGCAGCAGCGCGAGCGCGTGCCGCTGATCCATCGCTTGAACGGCGCCCAGGCCTACGAGACCACGATGCTGCAGCTCACCCGCGCGGCGGAGTGGCTGCTGCGACGCGTCGGCACCCGAAGGCTGCAGCCGCAGTTGCTGCTGATCATGATCACGCTGCTGGCGACGCCGCTGCTGCTGGCCGGCGCGCCGCCGGCATGGACGTCGATCGCGCTGCAGGATTTCGATCCGCTGTTCGCCGGCATCTGGCTGATCGGCGCCGGCTGCGCGGTGGCCGGGGCATGGATGGCGAAGTATCACCGCCTGGCCGCCCTCGCCCTGATCGGCGGCACCGGCATCGTCACCGCGGCGACCTTCCTGTGGCTGTCGGCCCCCGACCTCGCGCTCACCCAGCTGATGGTCGAGACCGTCACCACCGTGCTGATCCTGCTCGGGCTGCGCTGGCTGCCGCCGCGACTCGAATCGATCGCCGCCGCGCCGCAGCCGCCGCACCGCGCCTGGTTACGGCGCGCGCGCGACCTGGCGATCGCGACCGGCGGCGGCCTCGCGCTGGCCGCGCTCACCTACGCCGTGCTGGTGCATCCGGCCTCGGACACCATTGCGGATTTCTTCCTGCTCGAGGCCCTCGGCGGGGGCGGCGGCAGCAACGTGGTCAACGTGCTGCTGGTGGACTTCCGCAGCTTCGACACCCTGGGCGAGATCACCGTGCTCAGCATCGTCGCGCTCACCGTCTATGCCTTGCTGCGCCGCTTCCGTCCCGCGCCCGAGAGCACCGGCATCCCGCCGCAGCAGCGTTTCGAGGCGGATCCGGCAAGCCGGCAGAGTCCCGCCGAACAGGCCGACAGCGGCTACCTGCAGGTGGCCGGCATCTATCTGCGCCTGCTGCTGCCCTTCATGGGGGTGATCGCGGTGTATTTCTTCATGCGCGGCCACAACCTGCCCGGCGGCGGATTCGTCGCCGGACTGATCTTCGCGGTGGCGATCCTGGTGCAGTACATGCTGGCCGGCACGGCCTGGGTGGAGAGCCATGTGCACCTGCGCCCGCACCGCTGGCTGGGCATCGGGCTGCTGCTGGCCTGCGCCACGGGCCTGGGAGCGTGGGTGTTCGGCCATCCCTTCCTCACCACCCACACCGCGCATGTGCACTGGCCGGTGGTGGGAGAACTGCACCTGCCGAGCGCCTTCGTGTTCGATCTCGGCGTGTTCGCCGTAGTGGTCGGCACCACGATGCTGATGCTGGTCGCGCTCGCGCACCAGTCGCTGCGCGCCCACCGCCAGCCGGGCGAAGAGCTGGCCGAAGGCGGCGTCGAGGCCGCCGACGGGAGGGCGATGCGATGGAACTGA
- a CDS encoding K+/H+ antiporter subunit F has protein sequence MTTATLLSAATLFALACVVLAMLLCTLRLMIGPSAQDRVLALDTLWMCTMLLALMLGIRHGSQIYFEAALIIALLGFVSTIALAKFLMRGEVIE, from the coding sequence ATGACGACCGCGACCCTGCTGTCGGCGGCGACCCTGTTCGCGCTCGCCTGCGTGGTGCTGGCGATGCTGCTGTGCACGCTGCGCCTGATGATCGGTCCGTCGGCGCAGGATCGCGTGCTGGCGCTCGACACGCTGTGGATGTGCACCATGCTGCTCGCCCTGATGCTGGGCATCCGTCACGGCAGCCAGATCTATTTCGAGGCGGCGCTGATCATCGCGCTGCTCGGCTTCGTGTCGACGATCGCGCTGGCCAAGTTCCTGATGCGCGGGGAGGTAATCGAATGA
- the mnhG gene encoding monovalent cation/H(+) antiporter subunit G, with amino-acid sequence MNGAETLSWWVALPVAFLLVLGGLITLIGTLGLARLQSFYQRIHGPAITVTLGAGCILVASMLYFTVTQSRLVIHEVLISLFVLMTAPVVSMLIMRAAVYRDLRASRGADGAEDPDSP; translated from the coding sequence ATGAATGGCGCCGAAACGCTGTCGTGGTGGGTGGCGCTGCCGGTCGCCTTCCTGCTCGTGCTCGGCGGCCTGATCACGCTGATCGGCACCCTCGGCCTGGCCCGCCTGCAGAGCTTCTACCAGCGCATCCACGGCCCGGCGATCACCGTCACCCTCGGCGCCGGCTGCATCCTGGTGGCCTCGATGCTGTACTTCACGGTCACCCAGTCGCGGCTGGTGATCCACGAGGTGCTGATCAGCCTGTTCGTGCTGATGACCGCACCGGTGGTGTCGATGCTGATCATGCGTGCCGCCGTGTATCGCGATCTGCGCGCCAGCCGCGGGGCCGACGGCGCAGAGGACCCGGACTCGCCCTGA
- a CDS encoding HAD-IB family phosphatase, whose product MADTLALFDLDFTLIPFDSGLRWARFMVGEGALAAGTDEAYLDVCRGYVAGRNSVEELHRFAARHLLAIAGEDLPALQARFEAAISAELPSASRALVADHLQAGHLCCIVTTTNEIVARPFARAFGIPHLLASRPLVEAGRFSGDYRGPLCHGAAKVECVEAWLRERAAGTVGRDGQSPAAAAGFRQRIFYSDACSDLPLLEWADEAVAVRPDPGLRAHAEARGWRIIERLE is encoded by the coding sequence GTGGCTGACACGCTCGCGCTGTTCGATCTGGATTTCACGCTGATCCCCTTCGACAGCGGCCTGCGCTGGGCGCGCTTCATGGTCGGGGAGGGCGCGCTCGCGGCCGGCACCGACGAGGCCTATCTGGACGTCTGCCGCGGCTACGTCGCCGGCCGCAACTCGGTCGAGGAACTGCACCGCTTCGCCGCACGGCATCTGCTCGCGATCGCAGGGGAGGACCTTCCCGCGCTGCAGGCCCGCTTCGAGGCGGCGATCAGCGCCGAACTGCCGTCCGCCAGCCGCGCGCTGGTTGCGGATCACCTGCAGGCGGGGCACCTGTGCTGCATCGTGACCACGACCAACGAGATCGTCGCCCGCCCGTTCGCGCGCGCCTTCGGCATCCCGCATCTGCTCGCCAGCCGGCCGCTGGTCGAGGCGGGGCGCTTCAGCGGCGACTACCGCGGCCCGCTGTGCCACGGCGCGGCGAAGGTCGAGTGCGTCGAGGCGTGGTTGCGGGAGCGTGCCGCCGGGACGGTCGGACGCGATGGCCAGTCGCCCGCGGCGGCGGCCGGATTTCGCCAGCGCATCTTCTACTCCGATGCGTGCAGCGACCTGCCGCTGCTCGAGTGGGCCGACGAGGCCGTTGCGGTCCGCCCCGACCCGGGCCTGCGCGCCCACGCCGAGGCCCGTGGCTGGCGGATCATCGAGCGCCTGGAGTAG
- a CDS encoding type II toxin-antitoxin system HicA family toxin: MIQEDGWYLVAVKGSHHQFKHPNKAGRVTIPHPRTGLPPGTLNSILKQAGLE; encoded by the coding sequence TTGATTCAGGAAGATGGCTGGTACCTCGTTGCAGTCAAGGGGAGTCACCACCAGTTCAAGCACCCGAACAAGGCGGGTCGTGTGACGATTCCCCACCCACGAACGGGCCTGCCGCCCGGAACGCTCAACAGCATCCTGAAGCAAGCGGGTCTCGAGTAA